One window of Bacillus sp. THAF10 genomic DNA carries:
- the lon gene encoding endopeptidase La, whose product MATNKEYHVPLLPLRGLMVFPTMVLHLDVGREKSIEALEQAMLGDNIVVLSTQKEVGTDNPKKDDLYAWGTLTKVKQMLKLPNGTVRVLVEGLERAKIEEFVEKETHWEAKLLTYPDPEEKDAEDEALMRTLLDYFHTYTKLSKKTTIETYHTVSDITEPGRMADIITSHLPINMKEKQTVLETRDVKDRLHKVIRHVNNEKEVLQLEKKIGLRVKRSMERTQKEYYLREQMKAIQKELGDKEGKGGEIQELKERVEKIGMPENVQKTALKEIDRYEKIPSSSAESSVIRNYIDWLLNLPWKEATEDQLNIIRAEEILNEDHFGLEKVKERVLEYLAVQQLTKSLKGPILCLAGPPGVGKTSLARSIAKSLDRKFVRVSLGGVRDESEIRGHRRTYVGAMPGRIIQGMKKAGTINPVFLLDEIDKMSNDFRGDPSSALLEVLDPEQNHNFSDHYIEESYDLSNVMFIATANNLATIPGPLRDRMEIITIAGYTEIEKLNIGKDHLLPRQAKEHGLEKNLLQIREDALMAVIRYHTREAGVRSLERQIASICRKAAKIIVSGQKKRVVITEKNLAEFLGKPKFRYGQAEVEDQVGVATGLAYTTVGGDTLSIEVSVSPGKGKLMLTGKLGDVMKESAHAAFSFIRSRADELNIDPDFNDKNDIHIHVPEGAVPKDGPSAGITMATALISALTGRPVRKDVGMTGEITLRGRVLPIGGLKEKSLSAHRAGLKKVILPKENEKDLDDIPESVREDLTFVLVSHLDQVLEHALAGEKK is encoded by the coding sequence ATGGCAACAAATAAGGAATATCATGTTCCATTATTGCCTTTACGAGGACTTATGGTATTTCCTACAATGGTGCTCCATTTAGACGTAGGAAGAGAAAAGTCCATAGAAGCATTAGAGCAAGCAATGCTTGGAGATAATATTGTCGTTCTTTCCACACAAAAGGAAGTCGGCACAGACAATCCAAAGAAAGATGACTTGTATGCATGGGGAACGCTGACAAAGGTTAAGCAAATGTTAAAGCTTCCAAATGGAACGGTCCGAGTTCTGGTAGAAGGACTAGAGCGTGCGAAAATAGAGGAGTTTGTAGAAAAAGAAACTCACTGGGAAGCGAAACTTCTTACATATCCAGATCCAGAGGAAAAGGATGCGGAAGACGAAGCACTAATGAGAACTTTGCTGGACTATTTCCATACATATACAAAGCTCTCGAAGAAAACGACGATTGAAACGTACCATACGGTTTCCGATATTACAGAGCCTGGCCGAATGGCTGACATCATCACGTCTCATTTGCCTATTAATATGAAGGAAAAACAGACAGTTCTAGAAACAAGAGATGTCAAAGACCGTCTTCATAAAGTAATACGACATGTAAACAATGAAAAAGAAGTGCTTCAGCTTGAAAAGAAAATCGGTCTTCGCGTTAAACGCTCTATGGAAAGAACGCAAAAGGAATATTACTTGCGTGAGCAGATGAAAGCGATACAAAAAGAACTAGGGGATAAAGAAGGAAAAGGCGGCGAAATTCAAGAGCTGAAAGAACGTGTGGAGAAAATCGGCATGCCCGAAAACGTCCAAAAAACAGCCTTAAAAGAAATCGATCGCTATGAGAAAATCCCTTCTAGCTCAGCAGAAAGCTCTGTTATCCGCAATTATATTGACTGGCTTTTAAATTTGCCATGGAAAGAAGCAACAGAAGATCAGCTTAATATCATCAGAGCGGAAGAAATTTTAAATGAAGACCATTTTGGCCTTGAAAAAGTCAAGGAGCGGGTGTTGGAGTATTTAGCTGTTCAACAGCTGACAAAGTCCTTAAAAGGTCCCATTCTGTGTCTAGCAGGACCTCCTGGAGTGGGGAAAACCTCCTTGGCGCGTTCCATCGCGAAATCCTTGGATCGAAAATTTGTCCGTGTTTCCTTAGGTGGAGTTCGGGATGAATCTGAAATCCGCGGTCATAGAAGAACGTATGTTGGTGCGATGCCAGGAAGAATCATTCAAGGAATGAAAAAAGCGGGCACGATTAACCCAGTCTTTCTTTTAGATGAAATCGATAAAATGTCCAATGATTTTCGAGGAGACCCATCCTCAGCTCTTTTAGAGGTGCTTGATCCGGAACAAAACCATAATTTTAGCGATCATTACATTGAAGAAAGCTATGACCTTTCCAACGTCATGTTCATCGCGACGGCTAACAATCTTGCTACCATCCCAGGACCTTTGCGTGATCGGATGGAAATTATTACAATAGCAGGTTATACAGAAATTGAAAAGCTGAATATAGGGAAAGATCATCTTCTTCCCCGCCAAGCAAAAGAGCATGGACTGGAGAAAAACCTGCTGCAAATTAGAGAAGACGCACTAATGGCAGTCATACGCTACCACACCAGAGAGGCTGGTGTCCGTAGCTTAGAAAGACAAATTGCTTCCATCTGCCGAAAAGCTGCGAAAATCATTGTTTCTGGTCAAAAGAAACGTGTGGTCATCACAGAAAAGAACTTGGCTGAATTTCTAGGAAAGCCTAAGTTTCGCTATGGACAAGCAGAGGTGGAAGACCAGGTTGGTGTGGCTACAGGGCTTGCATATACGACAGTAGGAGGAGACACCCTCTCCATTGAGGTTTCTGTTTCACCTGGTAAGGGCAAGCTGATGCTTACAGGAAAGCTTGGGGATGTCATGAAGGAATCTGCACATGCCGCATTCAGCTTTATTCGTTCCAGAGCGGATGAATTAAACATAGACCCTGACTTTAATGACAAGAACGATATTCATATTCACGTTCCAGAGGGAGCGGTACCTAAAGATGGGCCATCCGCTGGAATTACGATGGCAACAGCACTCATTTCCGCGCTAACAGGACGCCCTGTACGGAAAGATGTTGGAATGACTGGGGAGATTACTTTACGAGGACGAGTGTTACCAATTGGCGGCTTAAAGGAAAAATCGCTAAGTGCTCACCGTGCTGGCTTGAAAAAAGTAATATTACCTAAAGAAAATGAAAAAGACTTGGATGATATTCCAGAAAGTGTGCGAGAAGATTTAACGTTTGTATTAGTATCACATTTAGATCAAGTGTTAGAACACGCATTAGCAGGAGAGAAAAAATGA
- a CDS encoding DHHA1 domain-containing protein, which yields MLENLHAKQMVTKDLSVLLNAPQEKLSEAVASLLEQNKAQVKYLKEAQQKLLLLEASELAGQKEVIQNKVVIRKIFANRTMSELQTVARALVSMDASFNMVLISETDNKLQFVLARGAESPLNMKDIASEILPAINGKGGGNPSFAQGGGEGSANELMEKIVSLL from the coding sequence GTGCTGGAAAATCTACACGCCAAACAAATGGTAACCAAGGATTTATCGGTGCTATTGAATGCCCCTCAAGAAAAATTGTCTGAAGCTGTGGCAAGTTTACTGGAACAAAATAAAGCACAAGTAAAGTATTTGAAAGAAGCTCAACAAAAGCTGCTTTTACTGGAAGCATCTGAACTTGCTGGGCAAAAAGAGGTTATTCAAAACAAAGTGGTGATTCGGAAAATTTTCGCTAACCGCACGATGAGTGAGCTGCAAACAGTTGCTCGTGCTCTAGTTAGCATGGATGCTTCATTCAACATGGTATTAATCTCTGAAACGGACAACAAGCTTCAATTTGTTCTCGCGAGGGGAGCAGAGTCTCCATTGAATATGAAAGATATAGCTTCAGAAATTCTTCCAGCCATAAACGGCAAAGGAGGAGGAAATCCAAGCTTTGCACAAGGCGGGGGAGAAGGGTCTGCGAATGAGTTAATGGAGAAGATAGTGTCTCTATTATAA
- a CDS encoding alanine--tRNA ligase-related protein, giving the protein MKLYYEDPYIKDFTATLVELKQDDENRWYAVLDKTAFYPEGGGQPFDKGMLNDVKVVEVQEKEGEIRQWLRWDASFLYWRCRLLENFRLGEARKENESNLCMWR; this is encoded by the coding sequence ATGAAACTTTATTACGAAGATCCTTACATAAAAGATTTCACAGCAACCTTGGTGGAGCTTAAACAAGATGACGAAAACAGATGGTATGCAGTATTAGATAAAACTGCTTTTTATCCAGAAGGTGGGGGGCAGCCCTTTGATAAAGGGATGTTGAATGACGTTAAAGTAGTCGAGGTTCAAGAAAAAGAAGGGGAAATCCGTCAATGGCTGCGGTGGGACGCATCCTTCCTCTACTGGCGGTGTCGCCTCCTTGAAAATTTTAGACTGGGAGAAGCAAGGAAAGAAAACGAGAGTAACCTTTGTATGTGGCGGTAG
- a CDS encoding transporter substrate-binding domain-containing protein: MKKRIWIVTLLVMSTILAACGGGKVTTDEGYELVDEGKFTFASSGEFAPFSVTDGNGNMTGFDIEVAEAIAAELGLEPEQNKYTFASIVEGVKNGRFDAAVASHTITEERLEEVDFSTPYYYSGAQIFVRPDSDIETLEDLEGKEIAVSRGSTYADLVADVSDNIKNYDSDVVALESLNNGRHDAVVTDFVTGREAIGKGMELEGRELLERSEQAIAVAKGNEKLLEEINKALETLRENGKLAEISEKYFGEDITSDPDE; encoded by the coding sequence TTGAAAAAAAGGATATGGATTGTTACGTTATTAGTTATGTCTACCATTCTTGCTGCATGTGGCGGTGGAAAGGTCACCACAGATGAAGGATATGAACTGGTAGATGAAGGGAAATTCACGTTTGCTTCTTCAGGAGAATTTGCCCCGTTCAGTGTAACAGATGGAAACGGGAACATGACTGGGTTTGATATCGAGGTTGCTGAAGCTATTGCTGCCGAGCTCGGACTGGAGCCAGAACAGAATAAATACACATTTGCAAGTATTGTTGAAGGAGTAAAAAATGGCCGCTTTGATGCTGCGGTTGCCTCACACACGATTACAGAAGAACGATTAGAAGAAGTTGATTTTTCTACTCCCTACTACTATTCAGGAGCACAGATCTTTGTAAGACCAGACAGTGATATTGAAACATTAGAAGATTTAGAGGGCAAGGAGATTGCGGTATCGAGAGGGTCTACATATGCCGATTTAGTTGCAGATGTATCTGATAATATCAAGAACTATGACAGTGATGTTGTGGCATTAGAATCACTTAATAATGGCCGTCACGATGCAGTGGTGACTGACTTTGTTACTGGACGCGAAGCGATTGGTAAGGGAATGGAGCTTGAAGGACGCGAGTTGTTAGAGCGCAGTGAACAGGCGATCGCGGTTGCAAAAGGAAATGAGAAGTTATTGGAAGAAATCAACAAAGCCCTTGAAACCTTACGAGAAAATGGCAAACTAGCAGAAATAAGTGAAAAATACTTTGGAGAAGACATCACTTCAGACCCGGATGAGTAA
- the yihA gene encoding ribosome biogenesis GTP-binding protein YihA/YsxC: protein MKVTQADIVISAVKPEQYPSELLPEFALAGRSNVGKSSFINKMINRKNLARTSSKPGKTQTLNFYLINEMMHFVDVPGYGFAKVPKSERDAWGRMMETYLTSRNQLRAVLQIVDLRHPPSKDDVTMYHYLKHYDLPVIVIATKADKIPKGKWQKHLKVVRETLEMEKEDEVILFSSETGQGKDEVWGILQKRMK from the coding sequence ATGAAAGTAACACAAGCAGACATTGTAATCAGTGCCGTAAAACCAGAACAATACCCAAGTGAGCTACTGCCAGAATTCGCTTTAGCAGGACGGTCAAACGTAGGGAAATCATCTTTTATCAATAAGATGATCAACAGAAAAAACCTAGCAAGAACCTCGTCAAAACCGGGTAAAACACAAACCCTAAACTTTTACTTAATCAATGAAATGATGCATTTTGTTGATGTTCCTGGCTACGGGTTTGCCAAAGTACCTAAATCCGAACGCGATGCTTGGGGAAGAATGATGGAGACCTACCTTACCTCAAGAAATCAGTTACGAGCGGTTCTGCAGATTGTAGACCTTCGTCATCCTCCATCCAAAGATGACGTGACAATGTATCACTACCTAAAGCATTACGATTTGCCAGTCATTGTCATTGCTACCAAAGCAGATAAAATTCCAAAAGGAAAATGGCAAAAGCACTTAAAGGTAGTAAGAGAAACGCTAGAGATGGAAAAAGAGGATGAAGTAATTCTCTTTTCTTCTGAAACAGGCCAAGGCAAAGATGAGGTCTGGGGTATTTTACAAAAAAGAATGAAATAA